Proteins encoded by one window of Castor canadensis chromosome 2, mCasCan1.hap1v2, whole genome shotgun sequence:
- the Avl9 gene encoding late secretory pathway protein AVL9 homolog isoform X5 → MQCYLEIRENGTTDCQRREALGTEIACWVLWPFIWLLVSALRKRTQGLEHARQALSLSYIPSKVEFSYPPLIPGDGHDSHTLPEEWKYLPFLALPDGAHNYQEDTVFFHLPPRNGNGATVYGISCYRQIEAKALKVRQADVTRETVQKSVCVLSKLPLYGLLQAKLQLITHAYFEEKDFSQISILKELYEHMNSSLGGASLEGSQVYLGLSPRDLVLHFRHKVLILFKLILLEKKVLFYISPVNKLVGALMTVLSLFPGMIEHGLSDCSQYRPRKSMSEDAGLQESNPPADDFVSGSASDISNANLGPIKKIMAENHGGDAAIKTKQPLFQVEDDSKKGQKPSSTNQYLKPPSHPSPESSESDWETLDPSILEDPNLKEREQLGSDQTSLFPEDSVPSDSPPITVQPQANTGQVVLIPGLISGLEEDQYGMPLAIFTKVEEALIQIHDPELRKLLNPTTADLRFADYLVRHVTENRDDVFLDGTGWEGGDEWIRAQFAVYIHALLAATLQLDNEKMLSDYGTTFVTAWKNTHNYRVWNSNKHPALGEINPNHPFQGQYSVSDMKLRFSHSVQNSERGKKIGNVMVTTSRNVVQTGKAVGQSVGGAFSSAKTAMSSWLSTFTTSVPQSLPEPPNGKP, encoded by the exons GTTGAATTCTCTTACCCGCCGCTGATTCCAGGAGATGGACATGACAGCCACACTTTACCTGAAGAATGGAAGTATTTGCCCTTCCTTGCCTTACCAGATGGTGCACATAACTACCAGGAAG ATACTGTGTTTTTTCACTTGCCACCCAGAAATGGAAATGGAGCCACAGTGTACGGTATTTCTTGCTACCGACAGATTGAAGCCAAG GCATTGAAAGTAAGGCAAGCCGATGTCACCAGAGAGACCGTTCAGAAAAGTGTCTGTGTTCTAAGCAAGCTG ccTCTCTATGGCTTACTTCAAGCAAAACTTCAGCTCATTACACATGCATATTTTGAAGAGAAGGATTTCTCCCAAATTTCCATTCTAAAG GAGCTTTATGAGCACATGAACAGTTCCTTGGGAGGAGCTTCATTAGAAGGATCCCAAGTATATCTTg GTCTGTCTCCTCGAgatcttgtccttcattttcgACACAAG gtCTTAATCCtgtttaaattaattcttcttgaaaaaAAG gttcttttttatatttctccAGTGAATAAATTGGTGGGTGCACTGATGACTGTGTTATCCCTTTTTCCAG GGATGATCGAACATGGTCTCAGTGACTGTTCTCAGTACAGACCCCGAAAGAGTATGTCTGAAGATGCTGGGCTTCAGGAAAGTAATCCCCCTGCAGATGATTTCGTTTCTGGGTCTGCTTCTGACATTTCAAATGCCAACTTGGGACCTATCAAGAAAATCATGGCAGAAAACCATGGAGGAGATGCTGCCATCAAGACCAAACAGCCATTGTTCCAAGTAGAAGATGACAGCAAGAAAGGACAGAAACCCAGTAGTACTAATCAATATTTGAAACCTCCATCTCATCCATCTCCAGAGTCTTCAGAAAGTGACTGGGAGACATTGGATCCTAGTATCTTAGAGGACCCCAACTTGAAAGAAAGGGAACAGTTGGGGTCTGATCAGACAAGCTTATTTCCAGAAGACTCTGTGCCCTCAGACAGTCCTCCAATTACTGTACAACCTCAAGCTAATACTGGGCAGGTGGTCCTGATACCAGGGCTCATTTCAGGTTTGGAAGAAGACCAGTATGGCATGCCCTTGGCCATCTTCACAAAG GTAGAAGAAGCTCTGATCCAGATCCATGATCCAGAACTCAGGAAGCTGCTTAACCCAACCACTGCAGACCTAAGGTTCGCAGATTACCTAGTGAGGCACGTGACTGAGAACCGGGATGATGTCTTCCTAGATGGCACAGGCTGGGAGGGAGGTGACGAGTGGATCCGGGCCCAGTTTGCAGTCTACATCCATGCCCTGCTGGCTGCCACACTGCAGTTAG ATAATGAAAAGATGTTATCAGATTATGGGACAACTTTTGTTACAGCGTGGAAGAATACTCACAACTACAGGGTATGGAACAGCAATAAGCATCCAGCACTTGGAGAAATCAATCCAAA CCATCCATTTCAAGGCCAGTATTCAGTGTCAGACATGAAGTTAAGATTCTCACA TTCTGTTCAGAACAGCGAACGTGGCAAAAAAATTGGAAATGTCATGGTCACAACCAGTCGGAATGTTGTACAAACAGGAAAAGCTGTTG GCCAATCAGTGGGAGGAGCTTTTTCCAGTGCCAAGACAGCTATGTCTTCATGGCTGTCTACTTTCACCACTTCTGTCCCACAGAGTCTTCCTGAGCCACCTAATGGGAAGCCCTGA
- the Avl9 gene encoding late secretory pathway protein AVL9 homolog isoform X1, protein MQCYLEIRENGTTDCQRREALGTEIACWVLWPFIWLLVSALRKRTQGLEHARQALSLSYIPSKVEFSYPPLIPGDGHDSHTLPEEWKYLPFLALPDGAHNYQEDTVFFHLPPRNGNGATVYGISCYRQIEAKALKVRQADVTRETVQKSVCVLSKLPLYGLLQAKLQLITHAYFEEKDFSQISILKELYEHMNSSLGGASLEGSQVYLGLSPRDLVLHFRHKVLILFKLILLEKKVLFYISPVNKLVGALMTVLSLFPGMIEHGLSDCSQYRPRKSMSEDAGLQESNPPADDFVSGSASDISNANLGPIKKIMAENHGGDAAIKTKQPLFQVEDDSKKGQKPSSTNQYLKPPSHPSPESSESDWETLDPSILEDPNLKEREQLGSDQTSLFPEDSVPSDSPPITVQPQANTGQVVLIPGLISGLEEDQYGMPLAIFTKGYLCLPYMALQQHHLLSDVTVRGFVAGATNILFRQQKHLSDAIVEVEEALIQIHDPELRKLLNPTTADLRFADYLVRHVTENRDDVFLDGTGWEGGDEWIRAQFAVYIHALLAATLQLDNEKMLSDYGTTFVTAWKNTHNYRVWNSNKHPALGEINPNHPFQGQYSVSDMKLRFSHSVQNSERGKKIGNVMVTTSRNVVQTGKAVGQSVGGAFSSAKTAMSSWLSTFTTSVPQSLPEPPNGKP, encoded by the exons GTTGAATTCTCTTACCCGCCGCTGATTCCAGGAGATGGACATGACAGCCACACTTTACCTGAAGAATGGAAGTATTTGCCCTTCCTTGCCTTACCAGATGGTGCACATAACTACCAGGAAG ATACTGTGTTTTTTCACTTGCCACCCAGAAATGGAAATGGAGCCACAGTGTACGGTATTTCTTGCTACCGACAGATTGAAGCCAAG GCATTGAAAGTAAGGCAAGCCGATGTCACCAGAGAGACCGTTCAGAAAAGTGTCTGTGTTCTAAGCAAGCTG ccTCTCTATGGCTTACTTCAAGCAAAACTTCAGCTCATTACACATGCATATTTTGAAGAGAAGGATTTCTCCCAAATTTCCATTCTAAAG GAGCTTTATGAGCACATGAACAGTTCCTTGGGAGGAGCTTCATTAGAAGGATCCCAAGTATATCTTg GTCTGTCTCCTCGAgatcttgtccttcattttcgACACAAG gtCTTAATCCtgtttaaattaattcttcttgaaaaaAAG gttcttttttatatttctccAGTGAATAAATTGGTGGGTGCACTGATGACTGTGTTATCCCTTTTTCCAG GGATGATCGAACATGGTCTCAGTGACTGTTCTCAGTACAGACCCCGAAAGAGTATGTCTGAAGATGCTGGGCTTCAGGAAAGTAATCCCCCTGCAGATGATTTCGTTTCTGGGTCTGCTTCTGACATTTCAAATGCCAACTTGGGACCTATCAAGAAAATCATGGCAGAAAACCATGGAGGAGATGCTGCCATCAAGACCAAACAGCCATTGTTCCAAGTAGAAGATGACAGCAAGAAAGGACAGAAACCCAGTAGTACTAATCAATATTTGAAACCTCCATCTCATCCATCTCCAGAGTCTTCAGAAAGTGACTGGGAGACATTGGATCCTAGTATCTTAGAGGACCCCAACTTGAAAGAAAGGGAACAGTTGGGGTCTGATCAGACAAGCTTATTTCCAGAAGACTCTGTGCCCTCAGACAGTCCTCCAATTACTGTACAACCTCAAGCTAATACTGGGCAGGTGGTCCTGATACCAGGGCTCATTTCAGGTTTGGAAGAAGACCAGTATGGCATGCCCTTGGCCATCTTCACAAAG GGATATCTTTGTCTGCCTTATATGGCACTGCAGCAGCACCATCTCCTTTCTGATGTCACCGTTAGGGGGTTTGTTGCTGGAGCTACGAACATCCTTTTTCGACAACAGAAACACCTCAGTGATGCCATTGTGGAA GTAGAAGAAGCTCTGATCCAGATCCATGATCCAGAACTCAGGAAGCTGCTTAACCCAACCACTGCAGACCTAAGGTTCGCAGATTACCTAGTGAGGCACGTGACTGAGAACCGGGATGATGTCTTCCTAGATGGCACAGGCTGGGAGGGAGGTGACGAGTGGATCCGGGCCCAGTTTGCAGTCTACATCCATGCCCTGCTGGCTGCCACACTGCAGTTAG ATAATGAAAAGATGTTATCAGATTATGGGACAACTTTTGTTACAGCGTGGAAGAATACTCACAACTACAGGGTATGGAACAGCAATAAGCATCCAGCACTTGGAGAAATCAATCCAAA CCATCCATTTCAAGGCCAGTATTCAGTGTCAGACATGAAGTTAAGATTCTCACA TTCTGTTCAGAACAGCGAACGTGGCAAAAAAATTGGAAATGTCATGGTCACAACCAGTCGGAATGTTGTACAAACAGGAAAAGCTGTTG GCCAATCAGTGGGAGGAGCTTTTTCCAGTGCCAAGACAGCTATGTCTTCATGGCTGTCTACTTTCACCACTTCTGTCCCACAGAGTCTTCCTGAGCCACCTAATGGGAAGCCCTGA
- the Avl9 gene encoding late secretory pathway protein AVL9 homolog isoform X3, producing MDKAGRGGDGAPRGPVLHIVVVGFHHKKGCQVEFSYPPLIPGDGHDSHTLPEEWKYLPFLALPDGAHNYQEDTVFFHLPPRNGNGATVYGISCYRQIEAKALKVRQADVTRETVQKSVCVLSKLPLYGLLQAKLQLITHAYFEEKDFSQISILKELYEHMNSSLGGASLEGSQVYLGLSPRDLVLHFRHKVLILFKLILLEKKVLFYISPVNKLVGALMTVLSLFPGMIEHGLSDCSQYRPRKSMSEDAGLQESNPPADDFVSGSASDISNANLGPIKKIMAENHGGDAAIKTKQPLFQVEDDSKKGQKPSSTNQYLKPPSHPSPESSESDWETLDPSILEDPNLKEREQLGSDQTSLFPEDSVPSDSPPITVQPQANTGQVVLIPGLISGLEEDQYGMPLAIFTKGYLCLPYMALQQHHLLSDVTVRGFVAGATNILFRQQKHLSDAIVEVEEALIQIHDPELRKLLNPTTADLRFADYLVRHVTENRDDVFLDGTGWEGGDEWIRAQFAVYIHALLAATLQLDNEKMLSDYGTTFVTAWKNTHNYRVWNSNKHPALGEINPNHPFQGQYSVSDMKLRFSHSVQNSERGKKIGNVMVTTSRNVVQTGKAVGQSVGGAFSSAKTAMSSWLSTFTTSVPQSLPEPPNGKP from the exons GTTGAATTCTCTTACCCGCCGCTGATTCCAGGAGATGGACATGACAGCCACACTTTACCTGAAGAATGGAAGTATTTGCCCTTCCTTGCCTTACCAGATGGTGCACATAACTACCAGGAAG ATACTGTGTTTTTTCACTTGCCACCCAGAAATGGAAATGGAGCCACAGTGTACGGTATTTCTTGCTACCGACAGATTGAAGCCAAG GCATTGAAAGTAAGGCAAGCCGATGTCACCAGAGAGACCGTTCAGAAAAGTGTCTGTGTTCTAAGCAAGCTG ccTCTCTATGGCTTACTTCAAGCAAAACTTCAGCTCATTACACATGCATATTTTGAAGAGAAGGATTTCTCCCAAATTTCCATTCTAAAG GAGCTTTATGAGCACATGAACAGTTCCTTGGGAGGAGCTTCATTAGAAGGATCCCAAGTATATCTTg GTCTGTCTCCTCGAgatcttgtccttcattttcgACACAAG gtCTTAATCCtgtttaaattaattcttcttgaaaaaAAG gttcttttttatatttctccAGTGAATAAATTGGTGGGTGCACTGATGACTGTGTTATCCCTTTTTCCAG GGATGATCGAACATGGTCTCAGTGACTGTTCTCAGTACAGACCCCGAAAGAGTATGTCTGAAGATGCTGGGCTTCAGGAAAGTAATCCCCCTGCAGATGATTTCGTTTCTGGGTCTGCTTCTGACATTTCAAATGCCAACTTGGGACCTATCAAGAAAATCATGGCAGAAAACCATGGAGGAGATGCTGCCATCAAGACCAAACAGCCATTGTTCCAAGTAGAAGATGACAGCAAGAAAGGACAGAAACCCAGTAGTACTAATCAATATTTGAAACCTCCATCTCATCCATCTCCAGAGTCTTCAGAAAGTGACTGGGAGACATTGGATCCTAGTATCTTAGAGGACCCCAACTTGAAAGAAAGGGAACAGTTGGGGTCTGATCAGACAAGCTTATTTCCAGAAGACTCTGTGCCCTCAGACAGTCCTCCAATTACTGTACAACCTCAAGCTAATACTGGGCAGGTGGTCCTGATACCAGGGCTCATTTCAGGTTTGGAAGAAGACCAGTATGGCATGCCCTTGGCCATCTTCACAAAG GGATATCTTTGTCTGCCTTATATGGCACTGCAGCAGCACCATCTCCTTTCTGATGTCACCGTTAGGGGGTTTGTTGCTGGAGCTACGAACATCCTTTTTCGACAACAGAAACACCTCAGTGATGCCATTGTGGAA GTAGAAGAAGCTCTGATCCAGATCCATGATCCAGAACTCAGGAAGCTGCTTAACCCAACCACTGCAGACCTAAGGTTCGCAGATTACCTAGTGAGGCACGTGACTGAGAACCGGGATGATGTCTTCCTAGATGGCACAGGCTGGGAGGGAGGTGACGAGTGGATCCGGGCCCAGTTTGCAGTCTACATCCATGCCCTGCTGGCTGCCACACTGCAGTTAG ATAATGAAAAGATGTTATCAGATTATGGGACAACTTTTGTTACAGCGTGGAAGAATACTCACAACTACAGGGTATGGAACAGCAATAAGCATCCAGCACTTGGAGAAATCAATCCAAA CCATCCATTTCAAGGCCAGTATTCAGTGTCAGACATGAAGTTAAGATTCTCACA TTCTGTTCAGAACAGCGAACGTGGCAAAAAAATTGGAAATGTCATGGTCACAACCAGTCGGAATGTTGTACAAACAGGAAAAGCTGTTG GCCAATCAGTGGGAGGAGCTTTTTCCAGTGCCAAGACAGCTATGTCTTCATGGCTGTCTACTTTCACCACTTCTGTCCCACAGAGTCTTCCTGAGCCACCTAATGGGAAGCCCTGA
- the Avl9 gene encoding late secretory pathway protein AVL9 homolog isoform X4, giving the protein MLGTMAFHLASGFSTAEKVEFSYPPLIPGDGHDSHTLPEEWKYLPFLALPDGAHNYQEDTVFFHLPPRNGNGATVYGISCYRQIEAKALKVRQADVTRETVQKSVCVLSKLPLYGLLQAKLQLITHAYFEEKDFSQISILKELYEHMNSSLGGASLEGSQVYLGLSPRDLVLHFRHKVLILFKLILLEKKVLFYISPVNKLVGALMTVLSLFPGMIEHGLSDCSQYRPRKSMSEDAGLQESNPPADDFVSGSASDISNANLGPIKKIMAENHGGDAAIKTKQPLFQVEDDSKKGQKPSSTNQYLKPPSHPSPESSESDWETLDPSILEDPNLKEREQLGSDQTSLFPEDSVPSDSPPITVQPQANTGQVVLIPGLISGLEEDQYGMPLAIFTKGYLCLPYMALQQHHLLSDVTVRGFVAGATNILFRQQKHLSDAIVEVEEALIQIHDPELRKLLNPTTADLRFADYLVRHVTENRDDVFLDGTGWEGGDEWIRAQFAVYIHALLAATLQLDNEKMLSDYGTTFVTAWKNTHNYRVWNSNKHPALGEINPNHPFQGQYSVSDMKLRFSHSVQNSERGKKIGNVMVTTSRNVVQTGKAVGQSVGGAFSSAKTAMSSWLSTFTTSVPQSLPEPPNGKP; this is encoded by the exons GTTGAATTCTCTTACCCGCCGCTGATTCCAGGAGATGGACATGACAGCCACACTTTACCTGAAGAATGGAAGTATTTGCCCTTCCTTGCCTTACCAGATGGTGCACATAACTACCAGGAAG ATACTGTGTTTTTTCACTTGCCACCCAGAAATGGAAATGGAGCCACAGTGTACGGTATTTCTTGCTACCGACAGATTGAAGCCAAG GCATTGAAAGTAAGGCAAGCCGATGTCACCAGAGAGACCGTTCAGAAAAGTGTCTGTGTTCTAAGCAAGCTG ccTCTCTATGGCTTACTTCAAGCAAAACTTCAGCTCATTACACATGCATATTTTGAAGAGAAGGATTTCTCCCAAATTTCCATTCTAAAG GAGCTTTATGAGCACATGAACAGTTCCTTGGGAGGAGCTTCATTAGAAGGATCCCAAGTATATCTTg GTCTGTCTCCTCGAgatcttgtccttcattttcgACACAAG gtCTTAATCCtgtttaaattaattcttcttgaaaaaAAG gttcttttttatatttctccAGTGAATAAATTGGTGGGTGCACTGATGACTGTGTTATCCCTTTTTCCAG GGATGATCGAACATGGTCTCAGTGACTGTTCTCAGTACAGACCCCGAAAGAGTATGTCTGAAGATGCTGGGCTTCAGGAAAGTAATCCCCCTGCAGATGATTTCGTTTCTGGGTCTGCTTCTGACATTTCAAATGCCAACTTGGGACCTATCAAGAAAATCATGGCAGAAAACCATGGAGGAGATGCTGCCATCAAGACCAAACAGCCATTGTTCCAAGTAGAAGATGACAGCAAGAAAGGACAGAAACCCAGTAGTACTAATCAATATTTGAAACCTCCATCTCATCCATCTCCAGAGTCTTCAGAAAGTGACTGGGAGACATTGGATCCTAGTATCTTAGAGGACCCCAACTTGAAAGAAAGGGAACAGTTGGGGTCTGATCAGACAAGCTTATTTCCAGAAGACTCTGTGCCCTCAGACAGTCCTCCAATTACTGTACAACCTCAAGCTAATACTGGGCAGGTGGTCCTGATACCAGGGCTCATTTCAGGTTTGGAAGAAGACCAGTATGGCATGCCCTTGGCCATCTTCACAAAG GGATATCTTTGTCTGCCTTATATGGCACTGCAGCAGCACCATCTCCTTTCTGATGTCACCGTTAGGGGGTTTGTTGCTGGAGCTACGAACATCCTTTTTCGACAACAGAAACACCTCAGTGATGCCATTGTGGAA GTAGAAGAAGCTCTGATCCAGATCCATGATCCAGAACTCAGGAAGCTGCTTAACCCAACCACTGCAGACCTAAGGTTCGCAGATTACCTAGTGAGGCACGTGACTGAGAACCGGGATGATGTCTTCCTAGATGGCACAGGCTGGGAGGGAGGTGACGAGTGGATCCGGGCCCAGTTTGCAGTCTACATCCATGCCCTGCTGGCTGCCACACTGCAGTTAG ATAATGAAAAGATGTTATCAGATTATGGGACAACTTTTGTTACAGCGTGGAAGAATACTCACAACTACAGGGTATGGAACAGCAATAAGCATCCAGCACTTGGAGAAATCAATCCAAA CCATCCATTTCAAGGCCAGTATTCAGTGTCAGACATGAAGTTAAGATTCTCACA TTCTGTTCAGAACAGCGAACGTGGCAAAAAAATTGGAAATGTCATGGTCACAACCAGTCGGAATGTTGTACAAACAGGAAAAGCTGTTG GCCAATCAGTGGGAGGAGCTTTTTCCAGTGCCAAGACAGCTATGTCTTCATGGCTGTCTACTTTCACCACTTCTGTCCCACAGAGTCTTCCTGAGCCACCTAATGGGAAGCCCTGA
- the Avl9 gene encoding late secretory pathway protein AVL9 homolog isoform X2, whose protein sequence is MLGTMAFHLASGFSTAEKDRTQGLEHARQALSLSYIPSKVEFSYPPLIPGDGHDSHTLPEEWKYLPFLALPDGAHNYQEDTVFFHLPPRNGNGATVYGISCYRQIEAKALKVRQADVTRETVQKSVCVLSKLPLYGLLQAKLQLITHAYFEEKDFSQISILKELYEHMNSSLGGASLEGSQVYLGLSPRDLVLHFRHKVLILFKLILLEKKVLFYISPVNKLVGALMTVLSLFPGMIEHGLSDCSQYRPRKSMSEDAGLQESNPPADDFVSGSASDISNANLGPIKKIMAENHGGDAAIKTKQPLFQVEDDSKKGQKPSSTNQYLKPPSHPSPESSESDWETLDPSILEDPNLKEREQLGSDQTSLFPEDSVPSDSPPITVQPQANTGQVVLIPGLISGLEEDQYGMPLAIFTKGYLCLPYMALQQHHLLSDVTVRGFVAGATNILFRQQKHLSDAIVEVEEALIQIHDPELRKLLNPTTADLRFADYLVRHVTENRDDVFLDGTGWEGGDEWIRAQFAVYIHALLAATLQLDNEKMLSDYGTTFVTAWKNTHNYRVWNSNKHPALGEINPNHPFQGQYSVSDMKLRFSHSVQNSERGKKIGNVMVTTSRNVVQTGKAVGQSVGGAFSSAKTAMSSWLSTFTTSVPQSLPEPPNGKP, encoded by the exons GTTGAATTCTCTTACCCGCCGCTGATTCCAGGAGATGGACATGACAGCCACACTTTACCTGAAGAATGGAAGTATTTGCCCTTCCTTGCCTTACCAGATGGTGCACATAACTACCAGGAAG ATACTGTGTTTTTTCACTTGCCACCCAGAAATGGAAATGGAGCCACAGTGTACGGTATTTCTTGCTACCGACAGATTGAAGCCAAG GCATTGAAAGTAAGGCAAGCCGATGTCACCAGAGAGACCGTTCAGAAAAGTGTCTGTGTTCTAAGCAAGCTG ccTCTCTATGGCTTACTTCAAGCAAAACTTCAGCTCATTACACATGCATATTTTGAAGAGAAGGATTTCTCCCAAATTTCCATTCTAAAG GAGCTTTATGAGCACATGAACAGTTCCTTGGGAGGAGCTTCATTAGAAGGATCCCAAGTATATCTTg GTCTGTCTCCTCGAgatcttgtccttcattttcgACACAAG gtCTTAATCCtgtttaaattaattcttcttgaaaaaAAG gttcttttttatatttctccAGTGAATAAATTGGTGGGTGCACTGATGACTGTGTTATCCCTTTTTCCAG GGATGATCGAACATGGTCTCAGTGACTGTTCTCAGTACAGACCCCGAAAGAGTATGTCTGAAGATGCTGGGCTTCAGGAAAGTAATCCCCCTGCAGATGATTTCGTTTCTGGGTCTGCTTCTGACATTTCAAATGCCAACTTGGGACCTATCAAGAAAATCATGGCAGAAAACCATGGAGGAGATGCTGCCATCAAGACCAAACAGCCATTGTTCCAAGTAGAAGATGACAGCAAGAAAGGACAGAAACCCAGTAGTACTAATCAATATTTGAAACCTCCATCTCATCCATCTCCAGAGTCTTCAGAAAGTGACTGGGAGACATTGGATCCTAGTATCTTAGAGGACCCCAACTTGAAAGAAAGGGAACAGTTGGGGTCTGATCAGACAAGCTTATTTCCAGAAGACTCTGTGCCCTCAGACAGTCCTCCAATTACTGTACAACCTCAAGCTAATACTGGGCAGGTGGTCCTGATACCAGGGCTCATTTCAGGTTTGGAAGAAGACCAGTATGGCATGCCCTTGGCCATCTTCACAAAG GGATATCTTTGTCTGCCTTATATGGCACTGCAGCAGCACCATCTCCTTTCTGATGTCACCGTTAGGGGGTTTGTTGCTGGAGCTACGAACATCCTTTTTCGACAACAGAAACACCTCAGTGATGCCATTGTGGAA GTAGAAGAAGCTCTGATCCAGATCCATGATCCAGAACTCAGGAAGCTGCTTAACCCAACCACTGCAGACCTAAGGTTCGCAGATTACCTAGTGAGGCACGTGACTGAGAACCGGGATGATGTCTTCCTAGATGGCACAGGCTGGGAGGGAGGTGACGAGTGGATCCGGGCCCAGTTTGCAGTCTACATCCATGCCCTGCTGGCTGCCACACTGCAGTTAG ATAATGAAAAGATGTTATCAGATTATGGGACAACTTTTGTTACAGCGTGGAAGAATACTCACAACTACAGGGTATGGAACAGCAATAAGCATCCAGCACTTGGAGAAATCAATCCAAA CCATCCATTTCAAGGCCAGTATTCAGTGTCAGACATGAAGTTAAGATTCTCACA TTCTGTTCAGAACAGCGAACGTGGCAAAAAAATTGGAAATGTCATGGTCACAACCAGTCGGAATGTTGTACAAACAGGAAAAGCTGTTG GCCAATCAGTGGGAGGAGCTTTTTCCAGTGCCAAGACAGCTATGTCTTCATGGCTGTCTACTTTCACCACTTCTGTCCCACAGAGTCTTCCTGAGCCACCTAATGGGAAGCCCTGA